One genomic region from Microscilla marina ATCC 23134 encodes:
- a CDS encoding tetratricopeptide repeat protein, translated as MEPCKTNVYIIIWSILLGLSANAHAQNLDYTFYASKAKQLHLSAPDSALYYAQQGVTLTDNKARKAYLYYLMGYVAKGNKQLNQAVAYYRKCLKYADVTYQKKAYTSLANIYLEKRKYHLAKSTLDMLLTYTLSNYDKLHVYNVKANIFRNTKQFGAAKLYYGKALSLSFEKMSKSHKNQVAGIFWDYAQMYFLWSKYLEERGTVAQVQEKLCKAIDLHQQAIALRKKNAPEKMASAIANGYAKVANIYDLQKSPEKALCYVDSSLAIKHPHLPTQMEALSYKAAILQQMQQYSAAYGYYKKADSLLTTVNQNPELQKQDKAFFTSFGQTLKHKYERLAKSGIDKGHQLQSQIDYFALFATIGATLLVLLFLVLLKCQVGRYRQRVAHHKARASQKLDAQKVRFQTRLHKLEHTKSELEEEKHLLEDDLLRLEANKQIELMAELAKAEMRVSTLYELEDSLNRHDDTPRWIQAMVERKLKELRNCDELMTRIATAYPYFAENLMREIEQRQIVMTQPKHLRLIFLLVAKKYGVDNDFIARMLGYTKAGIKSAKNILAQKFGYDSTVDFEEFLMKLTEIRPVAKGLFITKSPKKAS; from the coding sequence ATGGAACCCTGCAAAACGAATGTTTATATTATCATCTGGAGTATTTTATTGGGCCTCTCGGCAAATGCCCACGCCCAAAATCTTGATTACACTTTTTATGCATCCAAAGCCAAGCAACTACACCTGAGTGCGCCCGACAGTGCTTTGTATTATGCCCAACAAGGTGTAACACTTACCGACAACAAAGCCCGCAAGGCTTATCTGTACTACTTGATGGGCTATGTGGCAAAAGGCAACAAACAGCTCAATCAGGCAGTCGCTTATTATAGAAAATGCCTAAAGTATGCCGATGTTACTTACCAAAAAAAGGCGTATACCTCACTTGCCAATATTTATTTAGAAAAACGCAAGTATCATCTCGCCAAATCTACTTTGGATATGCTGTTAACCTATACATTGAGTAACTATGACAAACTGCATGTGTACAATGTAAAGGCGAACATATTCAGAAATACAAAACAGTTTGGAGCTGCCAAACTATATTATGGCAAGGCTTTGAGCTTGAGCTTTGAAAAAATGAGCAAATCCCATAAAAATCAGGTTGCTGGCATTTTTTGGGACTACGCCCAAATGTATTTTTTGTGGAGTAAATATTTAGAAGAGCGTGGAACAGTCGCTCAGGTACAGGAGAAGTTGTGTAAAGCCATTGATTTGCATCAGCAAGCCATTGCTCTCAGAAAAAAAAATGCGCCTGAAAAAATGGCAAGTGCTATAGCCAATGGTTATGCAAAGGTAGCAAATATTTATGATTTACAAAAAAGTCCTGAAAAAGCCCTATGTTATGTAGACAGCAGCCTGGCAATCAAACACCCGCATTTGCCTACTCAAATGGAGGCGTTGAGCTATAAAGCGGCCATTTTGCAACAAATGCAGCAGTATTCGGCGGCTTATGGCTATTATAAAAAAGCAGATAGCTTGCTGACCACCGTTAACCAAAACCCGGAGTTGCAAAAACAGGACAAAGCCTTTTTTACTTCTTTTGGCCAAACCCTGAAACACAAGTATGAGCGACTCGCCAAAAGTGGCATTGACAAGGGGCACCAGCTACAAAGCCAAATAGACTACTTTGCTTTGTTTGCTACTATAGGAGCCACCCTTTTGGTACTGTTGTTTTTGGTCTTACTTAAGTGTCAGGTGGGGCGTTACCGCCAAAGAGTGGCGCACCATAAGGCCAGGGCGAGCCAAAAGCTGGACGCTCAAAAGGTGCGTTTTCAGACGCGCTTGCACAAACTGGAGCACACCAAAAGCGAGCTGGAAGAAGAGAAGCACTTGTTGGAAGATGACTTGCTCAGGCTGGAAGCCAACAAACAAATAGAACTGATGGCAGAACTTGCCAAAGCCGAAATGCGGGTGTCTACCCTGTATGAGCTAGAAGATTCGCTGAACCGACACGACGACACCCCCCGCTGGATACAGGCCATGGTAGAGCGCAAGCTCAAAGAGCTGAGAAACTGCGACGAACTGATGACCCGCATTGCCACGGCTTACCCTTATTTTGCCGAAAACCTCATGCGGGAAATAGAGCAACGCCAAATAGTGATGACCCAACCCAAACACCTGCGTTTGATTTTTTTGCTGGTAGCAAAAAAGTATGGGGTCGACAATGACTTTATTGCCCGGATGTTGGGCTATACCAAGGCGGGTATCAAAAGTGCCAAGAACATATTGGCGCAAAAATTTGGCTACGACAGTACGGTAGACTTTGAGGAGTTTTTGATGAAATTGACCGAAATCAGACCGGTTGCCAAGGGCTTATTTATTACCAAAAGCCCGAAAAAAGCCTCCTGA
- a CDS encoding LamG domain-containing protein, which translates to MQDFILYMPLDNIANGKVIGQGTDGALLEGTVQGAGITLQNDAILGECLQFDGTGAHIDLGDVGQLSTEQVTLSCWFNTEKTVGEQFIFDKMDEVAAHLWDNGFQYAVSPPWIWNGNIPIEANTWYHVVIVSNAGAGTTATYINGAQVSTAARSGTSGASNKPLTIGARNAAWGFQGKMAHLRVYNRVLTTDEISLMRTQDLAQSFRKAHPIDFDLHNQDVQNVLYIENEPTQVIQLDIQNKSTQQIRLNALTGDASPTNHHFALRFRPDTLKKPSSIQLAGSDWKMTQATPDADGMDVIYLRHATETTLGVDNATAHQTLSFSNIVVDSTQGSRGTRAELVCSNQVVYADSNLHLGGHSREIHLNVVNHQGKKNIPLHVGFVGDNGLLNDGSDNALKLRFTNVGKLPLAFKKGSGDDTNTSKFILSFDTGDAADEWSLNTSEVVKGITVNQPDDWKKADPVAITQEPNPQWILELDINEGKTLQSKEYFDVDITKIKTTFPTGHTHLYVRYENIPGYWDGEKILIIEKRPLVYKHKEDANNKNVGIGTNTPGEKLEVKGNTKLDGDTEVTGKVGIGTNMPGEKLEVNGNVKVSGNATANLSIKTSEAETKIYSHSDGVTYFQTQGPAYFGTNSINKINKPDLYINTDGKVGIGTNNPQIQLALSDNDTGLQCQDDGELAIYTNNQERVRIDNVGRVGIGTNDPSFKLDVQGQMRVNHNNIRGLTVENSPNQDGEHPSEVFLNGGKKSGSVGISESRGLYLWANGDQVNIKDGKVGIGTNNPQATLDVNGELKIGGEKPFVIKRFRNIGYNLLYNTGYSTSKYNAAIVGFQTNAGGNPSDKTFGMKLHMSPASTWSIEADIYTEGGHEYWEFVDVMFISKALSDCDLS; encoded by the coding sequence ATGCAAGATTTTATATTGTATATGCCACTGGACAATATTGCCAATGGCAAAGTAATAGGACAAGGCACTGATGGTGCTTTGCTGGAGGGTACCGTGCAAGGTGCTGGAATCACGCTACAAAATGATGCTATTTTGGGCGAGTGCCTACAGTTTGATGGAACTGGGGCACACATTGACCTGGGAGATGTTGGACAGCTCAGCACAGAACAAGTGACTTTGTCTTGTTGGTTTAACACCGAAAAAACAGTGGGGGAACAGTTCATTTTTGACAAAATGGATGAGGTAGCTGCCCATTTGTGGGACAATGGTTTTCAATATGCAGTATCGCCACCTTGGATTTGGAACGGCAACATACCCATAGAAGCTAATACTTGGTATCATGTGGTCATTGTATCAAACGCTGGTGCTGGAACCACGGCAACTTACATCAATGGAGCACAAGTAAGTACGGCAGCACGTTCTGGTACATCAGGAGCATCTAATAAACCCTTGACTATTGGGGCGAGAAATGCAGCTTGGGGCTTTCAAGGCAAAATGGCGCACCTGAGAGTGTACAATCGAGTGCTCACCACAGACGAGATCAGTTTGATGCGCACCCAAGACCTGGCACAGAGCTTTCGCAAAGCCCACCCTATAGACTTTGACTTGCACAACCAAGACGTGCAAAATGTGCTCTACATTGAGAACGAGCCTACCCAGGTAATACAGTTGGACATTCAAAACAAGTCTACCCAGCAAATTAGACTCAATGCCTTGACGGGCGATGCCAGCCCAACCAACCACCACTTTGCTTTGCGCTTTCGTCCAGACACGCTTAAAAAACCGAGCAGCATTCAATTGGCTGGTTCGGATTGGAAGATGACCCAAGCCACCCCCGATGCTGATGGCATGGACGTGATTTACTTGCGCCATGCCACCGAAACCACGTTGGGGGTAGACAATGCCACCGCCCACCAAACTTTGAGTTTTTCAAACATAGTGGTTGACAGCACGCAGGGCAGCCGGGGCACCCGTGCTGAGCTGGTGTGCAGCAACCAGGTAGTATACGCCGACAGCAACCTACACTTGGGCGGGCATAGCCGCGAAATACACCTCAATGTGGTAAACCACCAGGGCAAAAAGAACATTCCCTTGCACGTGGGCTTTGTGGGTGATAACGGGTTGCTGAACGATGGGAGTGACAATGCCCTAAAGTTGCGCTTTACCAACGTGGGAAAATTGCCGTTGGCTTTCAAAAAAGGTAGTGGAGATGACACCAATACTTCTAAGTTTATTTTGTCTTTTGATACAGGAGATGCTGCTGATGAGTGGTCTTTGAACACAAGTGAAGTGGTGAAAGGCATCACAGTAAATCAACCTGATGACTGGAAAAAGGCTGACCCGGTAGCCATTACGCAGGAACCCAATCCTCAATGGATTTTGGAGCTGGATATTAATGAAGGTAAGACGTTGCAAAGCAAAGAATACTTCGATGTAGACATAACCAAAATCAAAACTACCTTCCCCACGGGGCACACCCACCTCTATGTACGCTACGAAAACATTCCGGGCTATTGGGATGGAGAAAAAATTCTCATTATTGAGAAAAGACCGTTGGTGTATAAACACAAGGAGGATGCAAATAATAAGAATGTAGGCATTGGCACCAATACGCCTGGTGAGAAACTAGAGGTGAAGGGGAATACCAAGCTGGATGGTGACACGGAGGTTACAGGCAAGGTAGGTATTGGTACTAATATGCCTGGTGAGAAACTGGAGGTAAATGGAAATGTCAAGGTTTCAGGAAATGCCACCGCCAATTTAAGCATCAAAACCAGCGAAGCAGAAACTAAAATATATAGCCACAGCGATGGGGTTACCTACTTCCAGACGCAGGGACCTGCTTACTTTGGTACCAATAGTATTAATAAAATCAACAAGCCTGACTTGTATATCAATACTGATGGCAAGGTCGGCATTGGTACCAATAATCCTCAAATTCAACTGGCATTGAGCGATAATGACACTGGATTGCAATGTCAAGATGATGGAGAACTGGCGATTTATACCAATAACCAAGAACGGGTGAGGATTGACAATGTGGGAAGGGTAGGCATTGGTACCAATGATCCCTCGTTTAAACTGGATGTGCAAGGGCAAATGAGAGTAAATCATAACAATATACGAGGGTTGACTGTCGAAAACTCACCAAATCAAGACGGCGAGCACCCTTCTGAAGTGTTTCTCAATGGGGGCAAAAAGTCCGGATCTGTGGGGATTTCTGAAAGTCGTGGGCTTTATTTATGGGCTAATGGAGACCAGGTAAATATTAAAGATGGCAAGGTAGGTATTGGTACCAACAACCCTCAAGCCACCCTAGATGTGAACGGTGAACTGAAAATTGGAGGCGAAAAACCTTTTGTTATCAAGCGTTTCAGAAACATTGGCTACAATCTATTATACAATACTGGGTATAGCACCAGTAAGTACAATGCTGCCATTGTGGGATTCCAAACAAATGCGGGGGGCAACCCTAGCGATAAAACTTTTGGAATGAAACTGCATATGAGCCCTGCTTCAACTTGGTCTATAGAAGCAGACATTTATACTGAAGGTGGTCACGAATACTGGGAATTTGTAGATGTTATGTTCATTAGCAAGGCATTGTCAGATTGTGATTTAAGCTAG